A stretch of the Capsicum annuum cultivar UCD-10X-F1 chromosome 10, UCD10Xv1.1, whole genome shotgun sequence genome encodes the following:
- the LOC107854567 gene encoding 2-(3-amino-3-carboxypropyl)histidine synthase subunit 2, translating into MDLESIYEIDRVAEFISARAFRRVALQFPDELLKDSTRIVAALHEKLRLFYQLRTGNNGDAKDVRLYVMADTMYGNCCVDEVGASHANADCVIHYGHTCFSPTSTLPAFLVLGKASLNVSKCAQKLCEYTGKAGKRILVLYGLEYAHAITEIKASISTQSCFKLEVCFADIMSPVITPPETLSSTNGQPELSDHQCANGCSTEKNNAPYCIGGLTWSLPVGHRMEDYLLFYVGSDDSAFANILMTYNACEIVRYDATKDLLVDDFSQQKRILKRRYFLIEKAKDASIIGILVGTLGVAGYLHMIHQMKDLITRAGKKAYTFVMGRPNPAKLANFPECDVFIYVSCAQTALLDSKEFLAPVITPFEAMIAFGRDSEWTGAYVTEFRDLITSSPMEVKKQSEARFSFIQGGYVEDFEQQEVEDVEDGVSALVNITEKALRVRDKDSQTLMRGTAKSGAEYFATRSYHGLDIHPENNFPEPFLIGKSGRASGYKNETTQ; encoded by the exons ATGGATTTGGAATCGATTTATGAAATTGACCGTGTTGCTGAATTCATCTCAGCTAGAGCTTTTCGTCGAGTTGCTCTACAG TTCCCAGATGAACTATTGAAAGATTCAACTAGGATAGTTGCTGCTCTACATGAAAAACTCCGTTTGTTCTACCAGTTACGTACTGGAAACAATGGAGATGCAAAGGATGTTAGGCTGTATGTAATGGCAGATACTATGTATGGAAATTGTTGTGTCGATGAAGTTGGAGCATCTCATGCCAATGCGGACTGTGTTATCCATTATGGTCATACTTGCTTCAGTCC GACATCAACTCTTCCGGCATTTCTTGTCCTTGGGAAAGCTTCACTAAATGTGTCAAAGTGTGCTCAAAAACTATGCGAGTATACTGGAAAAGCTGGCAAACGTATTTTG GTTCTTTATGGACTTGAATATGCACATGCAATCACAGAAATCAAAGCATCAATCAGTACACAATCATGCTTCAAACTGGAAGTTTGTTTCGCGGATATTATGTCTCCAGTTATAACTCCTCCAGAAACTTTAAGCTCGACAAATGGGCAACCAGAACTAAGTGACCATCAATGCGCAAATGGTTGTTCTACTGAGAAGAACAATGCACCATATTGTATTGGAGGTTTGACGTGGTCATTACCTGTGGGACACAGGATGGAGGACTATTTGCTTTTCTATGTTGGTTCAGATGACTCAGCCTTTGCAAATATATTAATGACATACAATGCTTGTGAAATAG TCAGATATGATGCTACTAAAGATCTTTTGGTGGATGACTTTTCTCAGCAGAAAAGGATTCTTAAGCGTAG GTACTTCCTTATTGAGAAAGCAAAGGATGCTAGCATCATAGGGATCTTGGTAGGAACACTTGGAGTAG CTGGTTACCTCCACATGATTCATCAGATGAAGGACTTGATTACACGAGCTGGGAAGAAAGCCTATACATTTGTTATGGGGAGACCTAATCCTGCAAAACTTGCCAACTTTCCTGAG TGCGATGTCTTCATATATGTTTCGTGTGCACAAACTGCTCTATTGGATAGTAAAGAGTTCTTAGCTCCAGTTATTACTCCTTTTGAGGCAATGATTGCTTTCGGCAG AGATAGCGAATGGACTGGAGCTTATGTGACTGAATTTCGGGATTTGATTACTTCTTCCCCTATGGAAGTGAAAAAACAGTCAGAAGCACGGTTTTCATTCATTCAGGGTGGATATGTGGAAGATTTTGAGCAGCAAG AGGTTGAAGATGTTGAAGATGGAGTTTCTGCTTTAGTAAACATCACAGAGAAGGCTTTGCGTGTTCGCGACAAGGACTCGCAAACTCTAATGCGCGGAACAGCTAAATCTGGCGCAGAGTACTTCGCGACTAGGTCATATCACGGCCTCGACATTCATCCTGAAAATAATTTCCCCGAGCCGTTTTTGATTGGTAAGAGTGGAAGAGCATCAGGCTACAAGAATGAAACTACACAATGA